A genomic stretch from Coffea arabica cultivar ET-39 chromosome 10c, Coffea Arabica ET-39 HiFi, whole genome shotgun sequence includes:
- the LOC113713661 gene encoding protein SMALL AUXIN UP-REGULATED RNA 51 produces MAIRKSSNKFSQAAVIKQIMKRCSSLGKKQGYDEEGLPVDVPKGHFVVYVGENRTRYIVPISFLTRPEFQILLQRAEEEFGFDHDMGLTIPCEEVVFESLTSMLR; encoded by the coding sequence ATGGCAATCAGAAAGTCTTCCAACAAATTTTCACAAGCAGCAGTGATCAAGCAAATCATGAAGAGATGTTCAAGCTTGGGAAAGAAACAAGGTTATGATGAAGAAGGGCTTCCTGTGGACGTCCCAAAAGGTCACTTTGTCGTGTACGTTGGGGAAAATAGAACAAGATATATAGTTCCCATTTCATTCTTGACAAGGCCTGAGTTCCAAATCCTTTTACAGAGAGCTGAAGAAGAATTTGGGTTCGATCACGACATGGGACTCACAATTCCTTGCGAAGAAGTCGTCTTTGAATCTTTAACATCAATGCTTAGATAG
- the LOC113714752 gene encoding filament-like plant protein 4: MDRRSWPWKKKSSDKAASVTVASDSNNAPSDSAGSQGDQVKKDDYKKPKYVQISVDTYSYLTGLEDQVKSYEEQVGTLEEEIKELNEKLAAANTEMTNKENLVKQHAKVAEEAVSGWEKAEAEALSLKNHLESVTLLKLTAEDRASHLDGALKECMRQIRNLKEEHEQKLHEVVVNKTKQIDKLKLDFESKISNLDQELRRSAAENAALSRSLQERSNMLIKLNEEKSQAEAEIELLNSNIESCQKEINSLKYEVHIVTKELEIRNEEKNMTVRSAEVANKQHLEGVKKIAKLEAECQRLRGLVRKKLPGPAALAQMKLEVESLGRDQGETRMKRSPVKPPVAHLSQLPEFSIDNAHKYQKENQLLTERLLAMEEETKMLKEAVAKRNSELQASRSICAKTASKLQSLEAQLHANGELRSPLKFNIQMPIEGSLSQNASNPPSLTSMSEDGNEDDASCAGSWATALVSELSHFKKEKNIDGSQKPENANHLELMDDFLEMEKLAYLSNNSNEAVSVSDISNNGISDIVNHNSAVEGGLQEHHDSDSLEIQISSKLELPQKDPEVNADPLVKLQSRLSVILESLTMHTDIHKVLEDLRHVVQETYDCLHHQSVSCVVEATQALDASSDFKSEAEVTSEKETVFSEQRKPCMETLCALSQELVAAITQIHDFVTVLGKEAKVVQGISVDGVGLGETLDDFYGKYNEVASSKGDLVKFVFSLSRVLGKANELHFNVLGYKISEVESNNSDCIDKVALPENKGSQDSTDRYPNNCTNFSDSNSDPDIPHEGSPVPTSELTATSWKCSLEEYEQLKLEKESFVVDLARCTENLENTKTQLQETEGQLAEVKSQLTSAQKLNSLAETQLKCMAESYKTLEARAEELQTEVNLLQVKIESLDNELQEERRNHQDALSRCKDLEEQLLRIRSCPPDVDAKTNQERDLAAAAEKLAECQETIFLLGKQLKALRPQTESIGSPNHERNHKDEGFNEEPTISGMNLQEIDPSESDMATSVSLHRAGGDSPVDLYSAPFSPDSEGNNLLKSPTSSKYSKHRPTKSGSSSSSSTPTPEKHSRGLSRFFSSKAKTGN, encoded by the exons ATGGACCGAAGGAGCTGGCCTTGGAAGAAAAAATCATCAGATAAAGCAGCTAGTGTCACTGTTGCTTCAGACTCTAATAATGCTCCTTCAGATTCAGCAGGATCTCAGGGTGATCAG GTAAAGAAGGATGACTACAAAAAGCCGAAGTATGTGCAAATATCCGTGGACACCTATTCTTACCTAACTGGATTGGAGGATCAAGTGAAGTCCTATGAGGAACAAGTGGGCACTTTGGAAGAAGAGATCAAGGAACTAAATGAAAAGTTAGCTGCAGCCAATACAGAGATGACTAATAAGGAAAACCTGGTGAAACAACATGCTAAAGTGGCTGAAGAAGCTGTTTCAG GTTGGGAAAAGGCTGAGGCAGAAGCTTTATCTTTGAAAAACCATCTAGAATCCGTTACACTGTTAAAGCTAACAGCTGAAGATCGGGCATCACACCTGGATGGAGCTCTCAAGGAATGCATGCGGCAGATACGAAACCTGAAGGAAGAACATGAACAAAAACTTCATGAAGTTGTtgtcaacaaaacaaaacagattGACAAGTTAAAGCTTGACTTTGAATCAAAAATATCCAACTTGGACCAAGAATTGCGCAGGTCTGCTGCTGAAAATGCTGCACTTTCAAGGTCTTTGCAAGAGCGTTCAAACATGCTGATCAAGCTAAATGAGGAAAAATCACAGGCTGAAGCAGAGATAGAACTTCTGAACAGCAATATTGAATCATGTCAAAAGGAAATAAATTCGCTAAAGTATGAAGTCCATATAGTTACGAAGGAGTTAGAAATCCGTAATGAGGAAAAGAACATGACTGTAAGATCAGCAGAAGTGGCAAACAAGCAGCATTTGGAAGGAGTAAAGAAAATAGCTAAGCTGGAAGCAGAGTGCCAAAGATTACGTGGTCTTGTTCGAAAGAAGTTGCCTGGTCCTGCTGCGTTGGCACAAATGAAGCTAGAAGTTGAAAGCTTAGGCCGTGATCAAGGGGAAACTCGGATGAAGAGATCTCCAGTAAAGCCTCCTGTGGCACATTTGTCGCAATTGCCTGAATTTTCAATAGACAATGCACATAAATATCAGAAAGAGAATCAGTTGCTCACAGAACGCTTACTGGCCATGGAGGAAGAAACAAAAATGTTAAAAGAAGCTGTGGCCAAGCGTAACAGTGAATTGCAAGCCTCTAGGAGTATTTGTGCTAAGACAGCTAGCAAGCTTCAAAGTCTGGAGGCACAGTTGCACGCTAATGGAGAACTAAGAAGTCCTCTAAAATTCAACATTCAGATGCCTATTGAAGGTTCTTTGAGTCAAAATGCAAGCAATCCACCAAGCTTAACATCCATGTCTGAAGATGGAAACGAAGATGATGCGAGTTGTGCTGGGTCTTGGGCTACTGCATTAGTGTCTGAGCTCTCTCATTTCAAGAAGGAAAAGAACATTGATGGTTCTCAGAAGCCTGAAAATGCTAATCATCTGGAGCTGATGGATGACTTCCTGGAAATGGAGAAATTAGCATACCTATCAAATAATTCAAATGAAGCAGTTTCTGTctctgatatttcaaacaatGGGATATCTGATATTGTAAATCATAACTCTGCAGTTGAAGGAGGATTACAGGAGCATCACGACTCTGATTCATTGGAAATTCAGATCTCTTCCAAGTTAGAACTGCCACAAAAAGACCCTGAAGTCAATGCAGATCCTCTGGTAAAGCTCCAGTCAAGACTTTCTGTGATACTTGAGTCACTAACTATGCATACTGACATTCACAAAGTTTTGGAGGATCTTAGACATGTGGTGCAGGAAACATATGATTGTCTGCACCATCAATCTGTGAGCTGTGTTGTAGAGGCAACTCAAGCTCTCGATGCTTCATCTGATTTCAAAAGTGAAGCCGAAGTGACTTCGGAGAAGGAAACAGTTTTCTCTGAACAGCGCAAACCTTGTATGGAGACTTTGTGTGCTCTAAGCCAGGAATTAGTTGCTGCTATCACTCAGATTCATGACTTTGTAACAGTTTTGGGCAAAGAGGCCAAGGTTGTGCAAGGAATATCTGTAGATGGTGTGGGACTAGGTGAAACATTGGATGACTTTTATGGCAAATATAATGAGGTTGCAAGCAGCAAAGGTGATCTGGTTAAATTTGTCTTTAGCCTTTCTCGTGTGTTAGGTAAAGCAAATGAGCTCCATTTTAATGTCCTCGGCTACAAAATATCTGAAGTAGAAAGTAACAATTCTGATTGTATCGACAAGGTTGCCTTACCGGAGAATAAAGGCTCCCAGGATTCAACAGATAGGTATCCAAATAACTGCACCAACTTTTCTGATTCCAATTCTGATCCTGATATTCCCCATGAGGGAAGTCCTGTTCCAACCTCTGAATTAACTGCTACCTCATGGAAATGTTCATTAGAGGAGTATGAACAACTGAAGTTAGAGAAAGAGAGCTTTGTAGTTGATCTAGCTCGATGTACTGAAAACCTGGAAAACACCAAGACTCAGTTGCAGGAGACTGAAGGACAATTGGCAGAAGTTAAGTCACAGTTAACTTCTGCGCAGAAGTTGAACAGCTTGGCTGAGACTCAGCTCAAGTGCATGGCGGAGTCATATAAAACACTTGAAGCACGTGCAGAAGAACTGCAAACTGAAGTAAACCTCCTCCAGGTAAAAATAGAGAGTCTGGATAATGAGCTCCAGGAGGAGAGAAGAAATCATCAGGATGCTTTGTCCAGATGCAAGGATCTTGAAGAACAGCTGTTAAG GATCAGAAGTTGTCCGCCTGATGTTGATGCCAAGACTAATCAG GAGAGAGATCTGGCAGCTGCAGCAGAGAAGTTGGCTGAGTGTCAGGAAACAATATTCCTCCTCGGCAAGCAGTTGAAAGCCTTGCGTCCTCAAACAGAGTCGATAGGGTCCCCAAACCATGAGAGGAATCACAAGGACGAGGGTTTCAACGAGGAACCCACCATCAGTGGTATGAACTTGCAAGAAATTGATCCATCTGAGTCAGACATGGCCACTTCAGTCAGTTTGCACCGAGCAGGCGGCGACTCCCCAGTAGACTTATACTCTGCCCCGTTTAGTCCTGACTCTGAAGGAAACAACCTGCTGAAGTCGCCAACAAGCTCAAAATATTCAAAGCATCGGCCTACTAAGTCGGgctcatcttcttcatcttctaCACCAACTCCAGAGAAACATTCTCGTGGATTAAGCAGATTCTTTTCCTCAAAGGCGAAGACTGGCAACTAG